From Halapricum desulfuricans, a single genomic window includes:
- a CDS encoding acyltransferase, with protein sequence MSEDDPSRHDRLSSRATPGPRNSLLHWPETRHPLRIVFNFLVVWIVRYSPSLRLKNWLLRRLGADIGRGVAWALTATPDVFWPELLTVDEDAIIGYDATVLCHEYLQDEVRTGEVVVGERAMIGAGAVVLPGVHIGEDAQIAANSLVDSDVPAGATVAGVPAEVVSEGEQVNGNPARNGGNV encoded by the coding sequence GTGTCCGAGGACGACCCGTCACGTCATGATCGCCTTTCCAGTCGGGCGACGCCCGGTCCGCGAAACTCCCTGCTGCACTGGCCGGAGACGCGCCACCCGCTACGGATCGTGTTCAACTTCCTGGTCGTCTGGATCGTTCGCTACTCCCCGAGCCTCCGGCTCAAAAACTGGCTGCTCCGGCGGCTCGGTGCGGATATCGGCCGCGGGGTCGCCTGGGCGCTGACGGCCACACCGGACGTGTTCTGGCCGGAGTTGCTCACAGTGGACGAGGACGCGATCATCGGCTACGACGCGACCGTGCTCTGTCACGAGTACTTACAAGACGAGGTCCGCACCGGCGAAGTCGTCGTTGGCGAGCGTGCGATGATCGGGGCCGGAGCAGTCGTCTTGCCGGGCGTGCATATCGGCGAGGACGCCCAGATCGCGGCCAACTCCCTGGTTGATTCCGACGTGCCGGCCGGCGCAACTGTGGCCGGCGTCCCCGCCGAGGTCGTCTCCGAGGGCGAACAGGTTAATGGAAATCCAGCCCGTAACGGGGGTAATGTCTGA
- a CDS encoding site-2 protease family protein, which produces MSDRLSVDGYPRPEALANTFYVYEVDRSDGAVRYYGEPLTPRDQVVDRVAPLFREQGYRVSLRYETGEHVLVAEQRTMGIDGIPWLNVVLFVATLATTLLAGARWYDLPIAENPLSILEAWPFAVAVLGVLGVHEFGHYALSRHHEVQATLPYFIPLPNVLGTLGAVIRMKDHLPSRKALFDIGVAGPLAGLVATVVVTAVGVTLPPIEVSSDALIRQVELGYPPLIQVIAAALGEPLGYEDPSLMVNPVVLGGWVGAFVTFLNLLPVGQLDGAHAVRALIGDRLDQVQLAVPVALFGVAGWQLLFGDVRAVGLWALWGVLALVLSRVGGARPIDESGVGPTRKAIALLTLLLGVLCFTPAPIVFTG; this is translated from the coding sequence ATGTCTGATCGCCTCTCCGTGGATGGCTACCCTCGACCGGAGGCGCTCGCGAACACCTTCTACGTCTACGAGGTCGACCGCAGCGACGGCGCAGTGCGGTATTACGGCGAGCCGTTGACGCCGAGAGATCAGGTCGTCGATCGGGTCGCGCCCCTGTTTCGGGAGCAGGGGTATCGCGTCTCACTGCGGTACGAAACCGGGGAACACGTCCTCGTCGCCGAGCAGCGCACGATGGGTATCGACGGGATCCCGTGGCTCAACGTCGTCCTCTTCGTTGCGACGCTGGCGACGACGCTGCTCGCGGGCGCGCGCTGGTATGACCTGCCGATCGCCGAAAACCCGCTTTCGATACTCGAGGCGTGGCCGTTCGCCGTGGCCGTGCTGGGCGTGCTGGGCGTCCACGAGTTCGGTCACTACGCGCTGAGTCGCCACCACGAAGTGCAGGCGACGCTGCCGTATTTCATCCCGCTGCCGAACGTCCTCGGCACGCTCGGGGCCGTCATTCGGATGAAAGACCACCTGCCGAGTCGGAAGGCGCTGTTCGACATCGGCGTCGCGGGCCCGCTCGCCGGACTGGTTGCGACGGTCGTCGTCACTGCCGTCGGCGTCACGCTGCCGCCGATCGAGGTGAGCTCGGACGCGTTGATCCGACAGGTCGAGCTCGGGTATCCGCCCTTGATCCAGGTGATTGCGGCCGCACTGGGGGAGCCGCTGGGCTACGAGGATCCGTCGCTGATGGTCAACCCGGTCGTCCTGGGTGGCTGGGTCGGCGCGTTCGTGACGTTCCTGAACCTCCTGCCGGTCGGGCAACTCGACGGGGCCCACGCCGTCCGGGCACTGATCGGTGATCGCCTCGATCAGGTGCAACTCGCGGTGCCCGTCGCCCTGTTCGGCGTGGCCGGCTGGCAACTGCTGTTCGGGGACGTTCGCGCGGTGGGGCTGTGGGCGCTGTGGGGCGTGCTCGCGCTGGTGTTGAGCCGGGTCGGCGGCGCACGACCGATCGACGAATCAGGCGTCGGCCCGACCCGCAAGGCGATCGCGCTTTTGACGCTCCTGCTGGGTGTGCTCTGTTTCACGCCGGCGCCGATCGTCTTCACCGGCTGA
- the purD gene encoding phosphoribosylamine--glycine ligase, whose amino-acid sequence MTETVLLVGGGGREHAVARALADADCELYACAGNRNPGIARIAEDFETLDTTHPKAVTTYARSVEADLAVIGPEAPLQAGVADALDDAGVYAFGPREDEARIETDKAFQRRFMREHDIPGCPDFETFEDMEAACAFIDSYDGDLAIKPAGLTGGKGVRVIGDQVTAEEGKAYLRDSEYDRVVLEERLVGEEFTVQALVANGEVRVTPAVQDHKRAYEGDEGPNTGGMGSYSDATLELPFMDRDDYMDAVDIIEATVDALDGYKGVLYGQFMLTADGPKVVEFNARFGDPEAMNTLPVLNTDFLEVLTGARDGETLPQLSFAPSATVCKYAVPAGYPTEPEAGAKVTVDEESAREIAGEYDGEALLYYASVDDREDGIYTTTSRAFAVVGLAETITDAEEIAEAVLNEAGEEGLRVRHDIGKPDLVQKRIDHMAELRE is encoded by the coding sequence ATGACAGAGACCGTGCTGCTGGTCGGCGGTGGGGGTCGCGAACACGCGGTCGCTCGCGCGCTCGCCGACGCCGACTGCGAACTGTACGCCTGCGCCGGGAACCGGAACCCGGGCATCGCGCGGATCGCTGAGGACTTCGAGACCCTCGATACCACCCATCCGAAGGCCGTGACGACCTACGCCCGGTCGGTCGAGGCTGATCTGGCCGTCATCGGACCTGAAGCGCCCCTGCAGGCGGGTGTCGCCGACGCGCTCGACGACGCCGGGGTCTACGCGTTCGGCCCGCGGGAAGACGAGGCGCGCATCGAGACGGACAAGGCCTTCCAGCGGCGCTTTATGCGAGAACACGACATCCCGGGCTGCCCGGACTTCGAGACTTTCGAGGACATGGAGGCCGCCTGTGCGTTCATCGACTCCTACGACGGTGACCTGGCGATCAAGCCCGCCGGGCTAACCGGCGGCAAAGGCGTTCGTGTCATCGGCGATCAGGTCACCGCCGAGGAGGGCAAGGCGTACCTCCGTGACTCCGAGTACGACCGCGTCGTCCTCGAAGAGCGGCTGGTCGGCGAGGAGTTCACCGTCCAGGCGCTGGTCGCCAACGGCGAGGTCCGTGTCACGCCCGCCGTTCAGGACCACAAGCGCGCCTACGAGGGCGACGAGGGGCCGAACACCGGCGGGATGGGAAGCTACAGCGACGCCACGCTGGAGTTGCCGTTCATGGACCGCGACGACTACATGGACGCGGTCGACATCATCGAAGCCACGGTCGACGCGCTGGACGGGTACAAAGGTGTTCTCTACGGCCAGTTCATGCTGACCGCCGACGGGCCGAAGGTCGTCGAGTTCAACGCCCGCTTTGGCGATCCCGAGGCGATGAACACCCTGCCGGTGCTCAACACGGACTTCCTGGAGGTGCTGACTGGCGCACGGGACGGCGAGACGCTGCCACAGCTATCCTTCGCCCCGAGCGCGACCGTCTGCAAGTACGCCGTTCCGGCGGGCTATCCGACCGAGCCGGAAGCCGGCGCGAAAGTCACCGTCGACGAGGAGAGCGCTCGCGAGATCGCCGGCGAGTACGACGGCGAGGCGCTGCTGTACTACGCCAGCGTCGACGACCGTGAGGACGGTATCTACACCACCACGTCCCGCGCGTTCGCGGTGGTCGGGCTCGCGGAGACGATCACCGACGCCGAGGAGATCGCCGAGGCCGTGCTGAACGAGGCCGGCGAGGAGGGGCTGCGCGTCCGCCATGACATCGGCAAGCCGGATCTGGTCCAGAAGCGGATCGACCACATGGCGGAGTTGCGCGAGTAG
- a CDS encoding DUF2237 family protein codes for MQQNVLGTALEPCSTDPTTGYLRDGNCTATQRDPGRHEVCAVVTEEFLQYSKRQGNDLITPRPGLDFPGLDPGDHWCLCLPRWEEAREAGVAPPIVLEATNEAVLDTVDIKTLREYEHGSE; via the coding sequence GTGCAACAGAACGTGCTCGGCACGGCACTGGAACCCTGCAGCACCGACCCTACGACCGGTTACCTGCGCGATGGAAACTGTACGGCGACCCAACGCGATCCCGGCCGCCACGAGGTCTGTGCGGTCGTCACCGAGGAGTTCCTGCAGTACAGCAAGCGTCAGGGCAACGATCTCATCACGCCGCGCCCGGGGCTCGATTTTCCCGGTCTGGATCCCGGAGACCACTGGTGTCTCTGTCTCCCGCGGTGGGAGGAGGCCCGCGAGGCCGGCGTCGCACCGCCGATCGTCCTAGAAGCAACCAACGAGGCCGTTCTGGATACGGTCGACATCAAGACGTTGCGCGAGTACGAACACGGCTCGGAGTGA